In a genomic window of Urocitellus parryii isolate mUroPar1 chromosome 11, mUroPar1.hap1, whole genome shotgun sequence:
- the Fam151a gene encoding protein FAM151A, whose amino-acid sequence MACRKSCSEHPTKWVLAGSASVALLFTIGMVLGFTLQRPGCEQDVCRPDADMLEYLLSLGQISHLDGLSVTWYHAANSQKEMKAALSSNAMVLEADVTVHGLNTANETGVPIMAHPPAIYSDNTLQQWLETVLASSLKGIKLDFKSLKAVGPSLDLLQQLTEAGKVQRPVWLNADILRGPNVPLPIEVNATQFLALVQEKYPQATLSPGWTTLYTPLIPNSTYTQAMVEKMQELVGAMPQRVTFPVRAVMVRAAWPHFRWLLGQSERYSLTLWQGASDPVSVDDLLYIRDNTAAHQVYYDLFEPVLSQFKQQALNTTRKRMYYTGSSLIPVLQPPAGDGLGVEWLLPEVQGNGRTAMITLPDREGVILLDVGLQGTAARDSVPIVRAPGSAALTLESCLLQLATRPGRWGLHVHIAEPAALRPSLAILAHLSALGHLPRPVWVGATISYGSFVVPGHTAGKEFLKAVAEVFPHVTVAPSWPEEVLGSGYGEQLLMDMLELFQGLRQPVSFQLQAGPLDQSMVGAVARLLAASPQATVTVQHSPTGSSCSAVWAGLLAASGVDRTRVYCRPPQGYHKDSWADVGRN is encoded by the exons ATGGCCTGCAGGAAGAGCTGCTCCGAGCATCCAACCAAGTGGGTCCTTGCCGGCAGTGCCAGTGTGGCTCTGCTGTTCACCATTGGGATGGTCCTGGGCTTCACCCTGCAGCG TCCAGGCTGTGAGCAGGACGTCTGCCGGCCCGACGCGGACATGCTGGAGTACCTGCTGAGCCTGGGGCAGATCAGTCACCTGGATGGCCTGTCAGTCACCTGGTACCACGCAGCCAACAGCCAGAAAGAGATGAAGGCTGCCCTGAGCA GCAATGCCATGGTCTTGGAGGCAGATGTTACTGTCCATGGGCTCAATACCGCGAATGAGACAGGGGTCCCCATCATGGCCCATCCCCCTGCCATCTACAGTGACAACACCCTGCAGCAGTGGCTGGAGACGGTGCTAGCCTCTTCCCTGAAGG GTATCAAACTGGACTTCAAGAGCCTCAAGGCCGTGGGCCCCTCCCTGGACCTCCTGCAACAGCTGACAGAAGCCGGAAAAGTCCAGAGGCCCGTGTGGCTCAATGCTGACATTCTAAGGGGCCCCAATGTGCCCCTCCCAATAGAGGTCAATGCCACACA GTTCCTGGCACTGGTCCAGGAGAAGTATCCTCAAGCCACCTTGTCTCCAGGCTGGACCACCCTCTATACGCCCCTGATCCCAAACAGCACCTACACCCAAGCCATGGTGGAGAAGATGCAGGAGCTGGTGGGAGCGATGCCACAGAGGGTCACCTTCCCTGTGCGGGCTGTCATGGTGCGGGCTGCCTGGCCCCACTTCAGATGGCTGCTGGGCCAGTCAGAAAG GTACAGCCTGACACTGTGGCAGGGCGCCTCCGACCCCGTGTCAGTGGATGATCTCCTCTACATCCGGGACAACACCGCCGCCCACCAAGTCTACTATGACCTCTTTGAGCCTGTCCTGTCGCAGTTCAAGCAGCAGGCCT TAAATACCACAAGGAAACGAATGTACTACACCGGCAGCAGCCTGATCCCTGTTCTCCAGCCACCCGCGGGTGATGGTCTGGGTGTGGAGTGGCTGCTTCCAGAAGTGCAAGGCAATGGCAGAACAGCAATGATCACGCTCCCTG ACAGAGAAGGCGTGATCCTGCTGGACGTTGGTCTCCAGGGAACTGCAGCCAGGGACTCTGTGCCCATCGTCCGTGCCCCAGGCAGTGCTGCCCTGACACTGGAGTCATGCCTGCTGCAGCTGGCCACGCGCCCTGGGCGCTGGGGCCTCCACGTGCACATAGCAGAGCCCGCAGCCCTCCGTCCATCCCTGGCCATCCTGGCACATCTCTCAGCCCTTGGCCATCTGCCTCGGCCTGTGTGGGTAGGGGCCACAATCTCATATGGGAGTTTTGTGGTCCCTGGCCACACGGCTGGCAAAGAGTTCCTGAAGGCTGTGGCTGAGGTGTTCCCCCATGTGACCGTGGCACCCAGCTGGCCCGAGGAGGTGCTAGGCAGTGGATATGGGGAGCAGCTGCTCATGGATATGCTGGAGCTCTTCCAGGGACTCAGGCAACCTGTGTCCTTCCAGCTGCAAGCCGGGCCACTGGACCAGAGCATGGTGGGAGCCGTGGCCAGGCTGCTGGCAGCCTCCCCCCAGGCCACCGTCACAGTGCAGCACAGCCCCACTGGGAGCAGCTGTTCAGCTGTGTGGGCAGGGCTGCTGGCAGCCAGCGGGGTGGACAGGACCAGAGTCTACTGCAGGCCCCCCCAGGGGTACCATAAGGACTCGTGGGCAGATGTTGGCAGAAACTGA